One part of the Leptolyngbya sp. CCY15150 genome encodes these proteins:
- a CDS encoding DUF86 domain-containing protein, whose protein sequence is MRDDREKLQDILEAIERIDRYAVQGRQAFEQNELIQTWFTQNLQVIGEASRSLSSATRDEHPEIPWSNMIGMRNILTHNYFEIDLDIVWLAVEQELPNLKTAIAAILRSL, encoded by the coding sequence ATGAGAGACGATCGCGAAAAATTGCAAGATATCTTGGAGGCGATAGAACGAATCGATCGCTATGCTGTGCAAGGCAGACAAGCCTTTGAGCAAAATGAACTGATTCAAACCTGGTTCACTCAAAACCTGCAAGTGATTGGTGAGGCTTCCCGTTCGCTTTCTTCAGCCACCAGAGACGAGCACCCAGAAATACCTTGGTCAAACATGATTGGAATGCGAAACATTTTGACTCACAACTACTTTGAGATTGACCTCGATATTGTTTGGTTAGCTGTAGAGCAAGAATTACCGAACTTGAAGACAGCGATCGCGGCTATTTTGCGATCGTTATAG
- a CDS encoding nucleotidyltransferase family protein — MNIRAQLQEKREVILATAATYGAYNVRIFGSVARGEADSDSDVDFLVELEAERSLFDLGGLLMDLQALLDCPVDVVTEKGLRPRIRDRVLSEAILL; from the coding sequence ATGAACATTAGGGCACAGTTGCAGGAAAAACGAGAAGTAATTTTGGCAACAGCGGCAACCTATGGCGCTTACAACGTTCGCATCTTTGGCTCCGTGGCGCGGGGCGAGGCCGACTCAGACAGCGATGTAGATTTCCTTGTGGAACTGGAGGCAGAACGCAGCTTATTTGACCTCGGCGGTTTGCTGATGGACTTACAAGCGCTACTGGATTGTCCGGTGGATGTTGTCACCGAGAAAGGACTGCGACCCAGAATCCGCGATCGCGTCCTGAGCGAGGCGATTCTCCTATGA